The Juglans regia cultivar Chandler chromosome 2, Walnut 2.0, whole genome shotgun sequence genome includes a window with the following:
- the LOC109002060 gene encoding transcription repressor MYB5-like, with translation MGRAPCCSKVGLQRGPWTATEDTLLINYIQAHGEGHWRSLPKKAGLLRCGKSCRLRWMNYLRPDIKRGNITSDEEELIIRLHSLLGNRWSLIAGRLPGRTDNEIKNYWNSHLGKRFKNAGKVNQNNQKREPKRGRYDDPKNQKNHNQDSTANRETVVKTKVHLPKPMRVSPLSISRKFYYSMDSMGSGRSSSHADGNDGIYHAEILKCWPDLKDVINGGEEDQLACDKDGKFADNNYDGLDPSCQISEPTKDDHLLDKIFEEYQQLLEAENQLSLDSFVDSLLI, from the exons atgggaAGAGCTCCATgctgttcaaaagtgggtttgcAAAGAGGTCCTTGGACTGCCACTGAAGACACTTTGCTTATTAACTATATCCAGGCTCATGGTGAAGGCCACTGGAGATCTTTACCTAAAAAAGCAG GGCTACTTAGATGTGGGAAGAGCTGCAGGCTAAGATGGATGAACTATCTCCGTCCAGATATCAAGCGAGGTAACATCACATCTGATGAGGAAGAACTTATTATCCGGCTTCACTCTCTCCTTGGCAACCGCTGGTCTCTTATCGCCGGAAGATTGCCAGGCCGAACTGACAATGAGATAAAGAACTATTGGAACTCTCATCTAGGCAAAAGGTTCAAGAACGCAGGAAAAGTCAaccaaaacaaccaaaaaagaGAGCCGAAACGCGGTAGATATGATGATCCCAAGAATCAAAAGAACCATAACCAAGACAGTACTGCAAATAGGGAAACAGTAGTAAAGACCAAAGTTCATCTGCCAAAGCCCATGAGAGTTTCACCACTTTCAATTTCAAGgaaattttattatagtatggATAGTATGGGAAGTGGCCGGTCATCCAGTCATGCAGATGGAAACGATGGAATTTATCATGCTGAGATTTTGAAGTGTTGGCCTGATCTCAAAGATGTCATTAATGGTGGAGAGGAGGATCAGCTGGCTTGTGACAAAGATGGTAAATTTGCGGATAATAATTATGATGGCCTTGATCCTTCATGCCAGATTTCTGAACCCACAAAAGATGATCACCTGCTGGACAAGATTTTCGAGGAATATCAGCAGCTTCTCGAAGCAGAAAATCAACTCTCTTTGGACTCATTCGTTGATTCCTTGTTGATTTGA